A genomic stretch from Fusarium musae strain F31 chromosome 9, whole genome shotgun sequence includes:
- a CDS encoding hypothetical protein (EggNog:ENOG41): MVSSGYQEGMADNKPHFGKTPALTPPFSYLTRVERRLANVERLFHQLLPDVDINEALASRDVEVPADASQPNTSVSPLINPSSPDTPVQASGAISDAVPAESDGFDWQEDVDELTDGMASLSVEPRGAGYLGPTAGVFFLRSLLLWTGHSRPFMGNSPEVQRPYAGVESSSQLSNSVTSRQVIEQLVNGYFDVYHRSYPFVHEPTFRAQLHEVIQRPNQRSWQMLLYTIMALGAWCLNNDNAELDDELYHLALSFGDAECLFASADLTFVQALILFSNLSQKRNKPNTGSNFLGLATRMALSLGLHRELPEWNISLLQREMRRRVWWGLYMFDSGASTTFGRPILLPGEEAMDVRPVLNIDDGDLTSGTKVPPEEVNRPTLYSGMKYQSYLHVKSNYISNRLLSSSCVAPEDALSMDATLDKWCSTLPEYLRLDHHVPSAEPAFFFNRSRLWWRFWNLKIIIFRQLFLNRAIGRGNSSMAVPDNEVDERCMGIAIRAASATIASIDQYTKERQRTRLVTWYSIYFTFHASLVIVLAILSNLESPDMPKWQDDVNTVRHIFRGVFTNNELATRCANIIDVILPDPLLTTSDWANVQLDPMLMDFSTWPAASADEFASVLGWPDWANFMQ, encoded by the exons ATGGTGTCATCTGGAT ATCAAGAAGGCATGGCAGATAATAAGCCGCACTTTGGAAAAACTCCCGCA CTGACCCCTCCCTTCAGCTATTTGACCAGAGTTGAGAGACGCCTCGCAAACGTGGAGCGCCTATTTCACCAGCTACTCCCTGATGTTGACATCAATGAAGCCCTCGCGTCGCGGGATGTGGAAGTACCGGCAGACGCATCCCAACCGAATACATCTGTGTCGCCACTGATAAATCCTTCATCACCTGATACTCCAGTCCAGGCCAGCGGTGCCATTTCAGATGCAGTGCCTGCAGAAAGCGATGGCTTCGATTGGCAGGAAGACGTGGACGAGCTGACTGATGGGATGGCTTCGTTGTCCGTTGAGCCAAGAGGGGCTGGGTACTTGG GACCGACTGCTGGTGTCTTTTTCCTCAGATCACTACTCCTCTGGACCGGTCATTCGAGGCCCTTCATGGGCAATAGTCCCGAAGTTCAACGACCCTACGCTGGAGTAGAATCTTCGTCCCAGTTATCTAACTCGGTCACATCAAGACAGGTTATCGAACAATTGGTGAATGGCTATTTTGATGTCTACCACCGCAGCTATCCTTTCGTGCACGAACCCACCTTTCGAGCCCAGCTTCACGAGGTCATACAGCGACCAAATCAACGCTCATGGCAGATGCTGCTCTATACCATCATGGCACTAGGAGCGTGGTGCCTTAACAATGACAACGCTGAACTCGATGATGAGCTTTACCATCTCGCGCTCTCGTTTGGGGATGCCGAGTGCTTGTTCGCAAGCGCAGATTTGACCTTTGTCCAAGCTCTCATCCTGTTTAGCAATCTAAGCCAGAAGCGTAATAAGCCCAACACCGGATCTAACTTTCTCGGGCTCGCGACACGAATGGCTCTGAGTTTGGGTCTTCATAGAGAGTTGCCGGAGTGGAACATCAGTCTCTTGCAGCGAGAGATGCGCCGTCGTGTTTGGTGGGGGCTGTATATGTTTGACAGTGGTGCTTCGACGACCTTTGGAAGACCGATCCTTCTCCCGGGTGAGGAAGCCATGGATGTGCGACCGGTTCTTAatattgatgatgga GACCTTACGAGTGGGACAAAAGTCCCCCCAGAAGAGGTAAATAGGCCGACGCTGTACTCAGGCATGAAGTATCAGAGCTATCTACATGTCAAATCCAACTACATCTCCAATCGCctgctctcatcatcatgtgTGGCACCAGAAGACGCGCTATCCATGGATGCAACACTGGACAAGTGGTGTAGCACATTACCAGAGTATCTCAGGCTGGATCATCATGTGCCATCAGCTGAGCCTgcgttcttcttcaacaggtCACGCCTGTGGTGGCGCTTCTGgaacctcaagatcatcatcttccgCCAGCTGTTTCTCAACCGAGCCATTGGCAGGGGAAATTCTAGCATGGCGGTACCAGATAATGAGGTCGATGAAAGGTGTATGGGCATTGCGATACGCGCTGCGAGTGCGACGATAGCGTCGATTGATCAGTATACCAAGGAGAGACAGAGAACCAGGCTTGTGACTTGGTACTCCAT CTATTTTACATTCCACGCTTCCTTGGTCATCGTCCTCGCTATCCTCAGCAACTTAGAATCACCAGACATGCCCAAGTGGCAGGACGACGTCAACACGGTCCGCCACATCTTCCGAGGAGTATTTACAAACAATGAGCTCGCTACTCGCTGcgccaacatcatcgacgTTATCTTGCCAGACCCTCTGTTGACAACGAGTGATTGGGCAAATGTCCAGCTCGATCCCATGCTGATGGACTTTTCGACGTGGCCGGCAGCTTCTGCTGATGAGTTTGCCAGTGTTCTTGGCTGGCCTGACTGGGCTAATTTTATGCAGTAG